The following coding sequences are from one Microbacterium wangchenii window:
- a CDS encoding 5-(carboxyamino)imidazole ribonucleotide synthase — MALRVGIIGGGQLARMMIAPAVELGVDVRVLAEEPGMSAELAATATGDYRDADTVLAFAHDVDVITFDHEHVPQDVLAALVDAGVAVHPGPEPLGVAQDKLVMRRRMQELGAPQPEWAAVSDETQLQEFLDAHGGRAVVKTPRGGYDGKGVRVVSAAHEAQDWFTTLAEDARGGELLVEELVDFSRELAQQVARRPSGQVAVYPVVETVQRGGVCAEVLAPAPGASARLRQAAADLGVAIAEGLGVTGMLAVELFETTDERILVNELAMRPHNSGHWTQDGAVTSQFEQHLRAVLDLPLGATESTAPWSVMVNLLGGPAEGGLLERFAPAMAEHPRAKVHTYGKAPRPGRKVGHVNVAGDDLDDVAYEARAAAAHFLD; from the coding sequence ATGGCGCTGCGAGTAGGGATCATCGGAGGCGGCCAGCTCGCGAGGATGATGATCGCGCCCGCGGTCGAGCTGGGCGTGGACGTCCGCGTCCTCGCCGAAGAGCCGGGCATGTCGGCGGAGCTCGCAGCCACCGCCACCGGCGATTACCGCGACGCCGACACCGTCCTCGCGTTCGCACACGACGTCGACGTGATCACCTTCGACCACGAGCACGTGCCGCAGGACGTCCTGGCCGCGCTCGTGGACGCCGGCGTCGCCGTGCACCCGGGGCCCGAGCCCCTCGGCGTTGCACAGGACAAGCTCGTCATGCGCCGGCGCATGCAGGAGCTGGGCGCACCGCAGCCGGAGTGGGCGGCGGTGTCGGATGAGACGCAGCTGCAGGAGTTCCTCGACGCCCACGGCGGCCGCGCCGTGGTGAAGACCCCGCGCGGCGGCTACGACGGCAAGGGCGTGCGCGTCGTCTCGGCGGCCCACGAGGCGCAGGACTGGTTCACGACGCTCGCGGAGGACGCCCGCGGGGGAGAGCTGCTGGTCGAGGAGCTCGTGGACTTCTCCCGCGAGCTCGCCCAGCAGGTGGCCCGTCGTCCGTCCGGACAGGTCGCGGTCTACCCCGTCGTGGAGACGGTGCAGCGCGGCGGCGTGTGCGCCGAGGTGCTCGCCCCCGCCCCCGGCGCGAGCGCGCGACTGAGACAGGCTGCCGCCGACCTCGGCGTCGCCATCGCGGAAGGCCTGGGGGTCACCGGGATGCTGGCGGTGGAGCTGTTCGAGACGACGGATGAGCGCATCCTCGTCAACGAGCTCGCCATGCGCCCCCACAACAGCGGCCACTGGACCCAGGACGGGGCGGTGACCAGCCAGTTCGAACAGCACCTCCGGGCCGTCCTCGACCTGCCGCTGGGCGCGACAGAGTCGACGGCACCGTGGTCGGTCATGGTCAACCTCCTCGGCGGGCCGGCGGAGGGCGGACTTCTCGAGCGGTTCGCGCCGGCGATGGCGGAGCATCCGCGGGCCAAGGTCCACACGTACGGCAAGGCGCCGCGGC
- a CDS encoding PH domain-containing protein, with the protein MTSPTTYGGRPLTPAPGVPTPELRVARFRPHARRLFWSALVLIAVAGAVGYFYGNLRAPFEDWMLLTAAAAAVLLLAVLPWATWWAHTYTITTRRVIERSGLFGTRRTELPHMRGYTIQVRRGPLQRLWGAGTLILSNGVDAPMRLRNVPSVELVHEVLVDQVEVNQILAHRDAQPATVPTAQM; encoded by the coding sequence GTGACCTCTCCGACGACGTACGGGGGGCGGCCTCTCACCCCCGCCCCGGGCGTGCCCACGCCCGAGCTGCGCGTCGCCCGTTTCCGTCCGCACGCCCGCCGGCTGTTCTGGTCGGCCCTCGTGCTCATCGCCGTGGCCGGCGCCGTCGGCTACTTCTACGGCAATCTCCGCGCGCCGTTCGAGGACTGGATGCTGCTGACCGCCGCCGCCGCGGCCGTGCTCCTCCTGGCCGTGCTGCCATGGGCAACGTGGTGGGCGCACACCTACACGATCACGACGCGGCGCGTCATCGAGCGGTCGGGCCTCTTCGGCACGAGGCGCACGGAGCTGCCGCACATGCGGGGGTACACGATCCAGGTGCGCCGCGGCCCCCTGCAGCGGCTCTGGGGAGCGGGCACGCTGATCCTCTCCAACGGCGTGGATGCGCCGATGCGCCTGCGGAACGTCCCCAGTGTCGAGCTCGTGCACGAAGTGCTCGTCGACCAGGTCGAGGTGAACCAGATCCTCGCCCACCGCGACGCCCAGCCGGCGACCGTCCCCACCGCGCAGATGTGA